Proteins encoded by one window of Pseudonocardia sp. HH130629-09:
- a CDS encoding type IV secretory system conjugative DNA transfer family protein: MNLSTLILLGGLAGAAAVAWHRGARRAGLLLGLAASLPAATLVQGLYAALSWPALVLMVVVAAAVLWHRWSRSSAMVSRWASRSRRKVGVASTLDIVRHAGTLAVRRRANTVRPSLATLTSIQRLRLSTAQVAVELCRTGFLRVWALVEDVVIVVGGPRTGKTGWLAGRVLDAPGAALVTSTRTDLVELCGPLRRRDRGPVFVFNPAGLGGRASSITFDPLTGCTNPVTATERATDMIAAVGSGHGGDREFWDNQARRVLAALLHAAALGGKRMRDVLGWVADPDTAGRDVPALLRRSGVPAFEQDVMQFISTNERTRSSITSSVMPALGWLTHPAAAAAAEPGRGFDVGRLLEERATVFLLGAEEAQTAPLVCALTGHIAREARRIAATKPAGRLDPPLGLFLDEAALISPVPLESWTADMGGRGVTIVCAFQSRAQLLARWGEHKAATILNNTAAVLVFGGTRDKADLEFWSTLAGERDERITTTDLHGRVASRTVRKVPVLAPAQIANLPAGRVVVIRRGIAPVIGRARMAWRRRDVLGYQRDVRRVDVRAARAARWAEARMWRDEALQALLGVLAGWWPERYRQRYEHQRDENRMFRELAVIHDRATRTATEPRSNGPNAGSDEDGSESER, translated from the coding sequence CCTCGGTGGTCTGGCGGGCGCGGCCGCGGTGGCCTGGCACCGCGGGGCCCGCCGCGCCGGACTGCTGCTCGGCTTGGCCGCTTCGTTGCCCGCGGCGACCCTGGTGCAGGGCCTCTACGCCGCGCTGTCCTGGCCTGCCCTCGTCCTGATGGTCGTGGTCGCCGCTGCGGTGCTGTGGCACCGGTGGTCACGGTCCTCGGCGATGGTGTCGCGCTGGGCGTCGAGGTCGCGGCGCAAGGTCGGCGTCGCGTCCACCCTGGACATCGTCCGCCACGCCGGAACCCTCGCCGTCCGCCGCCGCGCGAACACGGTCCGCCCGTCACTGGCCACGCTGACCAGCATCCAACGTCTGCGACTGTCGACGGCGCAGGTGGCAGTCGAGCTGTGCCGCACAGGGTTCCTGCGGGTGTGGGCGCTGGTCGAGGACGTCGTGATCGTCGTCGGTGGCCCGCGCACCGGCAAGACCGGCTGGCTCGCCGGCCGTGTCCTCGACGCCCCTGGCGCCGCGCTGGTGACCTCGACGCGTACGGATCTGGTGGAGTTGTGCGGGCCGCTGCGCCGCCGCGACCGTGGCCCGGTGTTCGTGTTCAACCCCGCCGGGCTCGGTGGGCGGGCGTCGTCGATCACCTTCGACCCGCTCACCGGCTGCACCAACCCCGTCACCGCGACTGAGCGGGCGACGGACATGATCGCCGCCGTCGGCTCCGGCCATGGCGGGGACCGGGAGTTTTGGGACAACCAGGCCCGCCGCGTCCTGGCCGCGCTGCTGCACGCCGCCGCCCTGGGTGGGAAGCGGATGCGCGATGTCCTCGGGTGGGTCGCCGACCCGGACACGGCCGGCCGCGACGTCCCGGCGTTGCTGCGGCGCTCGGGGGTGCCGGCGTTCGAGCAGGACGTCATGCAGTTCATCTCCACCAACGAACGCACTCGTTCCTCGATCACCTCGTCGGTCATGCCGGCGCTCGGGTGGCTGACCCACCCGGCTGCCGCCGCGGCGGCGGAGCCGGGTCGTGGGTTCGACGTCGGCCGGTTGTTGGAGGAGCGGGCGACGGTGTTCCTGCTCGGCGCCGAGGAGGCCCAGACCGCGCCGCTGGTGTGTGCGCTGACCGGGCACATCGCCCGCGAGGCCCGCCGGATCGCCGCCACGAAGCCGGCCGGGCGGCTGGACCCGCCGCTGGGGCTGTTCCTGGACGAGGCCGCGCTGATCTCGCCGGTGCCGTTGGAGTCGTGGACGGCGGACATGGGTGGGCGCGGGGTGACGATCGTGTGCGCGTTCCAGTCCCGCGCCCAGCTGCTGGCGCGGTGGGGGGAGCACAAGGCGGCGACGATCCTGAACAACACCGCCGCCGTGCTCGTCTTCGGCGGCACCCGCGACAAGGCCGACCTGGAGTTCTGGTCGACCCTGGCCGGGGAGCGCGACGAGCGGATCACTACCACCGACCTCCACGGCCGCGTTGCCAGCCGGACGGTGCGGAAGGTGCCTGTGCTGGCGCCGGCGCAGATCGCGAACCTGCCGGCTGGGCGGGTCGTGGTGATCCGGCGCGGGATCGCGCCGGTGATTGGGCGGGCCCGGATGGCGTGGCGTCGCCGGGACGTGCTCGGCTACCAGCGCGACGTCCGCCGGGTCGATGTTCGGGCGGCGCGCGCGGCGCGGTGGGCCGAGGCGCGAATGTGGCGCGACGAAGCCCTGCAGGCGCTACTTGGTGTCCTGGCTGGGTGGTGGCCCGAGCGGTATCGGCAGCGCTACGAACACCAGCGCGACGAGAACCGCATGTTCCGCGAGCTCGCCGTCATCCACGACCGCGCCACTCGCACCGCCACCGAACCGCGCTCCAACGGACCGAACGCAGGCAGTGACGAGGACGGCTCGGAGTCCGAGCGATGA
- a CDS encoding IS481 family transposase has protein sequence MHANARLTLHGRRLLVARVRDHGRPQSHVARELGVSRQCVSRWVTRYDREGDPGLRDRSSRPHHSPTRHSADTEQAVLAARREQRCGPAAIAATTGVAARSVSRILARHGVARLAACDPITGAPIRATRASAHRYEHAAPGELVHVDVKKLGRIPDGGGWRIHGRGPRPGATRRIGFDYVHAMVDDHSRFAYAEVLPDEKGATCAGFVQRAAAAFAAAGIGRIERVITDNARNYRGCRVFAEAVTGLGARQKFIRPHCPWINGKVERFNRTLAIEWAYRRPYATNDDRTLALSAWLEYYNQRRPHTACAGRSPISRLSPT, from the coding sequence GTGCACGCTAACGCTCGCCTGACCCTGCATGGGCGTCGACTGCTCGTCGCGCGAGTCCGCGACCATGGCCGCCCGCAGTCCCACGTCGCCCGCGAGCTCGGGGTCTCCCGCCAGTGCGTGTCCCGGTGGGTCACCCGCTACGACCGGGAAGGAGATCCCGGTCTGCGCGACCGGTCCTCCCGCCCACACCACAGCCCGACCCGTCACAGCGCCGACACCGAACAGGCGGTCCTGGCCGCGCGGCGTGAGCAGCGCTGCGGTCCGGCCGCGATCGCGGCCACCACCGGAGTCGCGGCGCGCTCGGTATCGCGGATCCTGGCCCGCCACGGCGTGGCTCGGCTGGCGGCCTGTGATCCCATCACCGGCGCCCCGATCCGCGCCACCCGCGCCTCAGCCCACCGCTACGAACACGCCGCACCCGGTGAGCTGGTCCATGTTGATGTGAAGAAACTCGGCCGGATCCCCGACGGCGGGGGCTGGCGGATCCACGGCCGCGGCCCCCGTCCGGGCGCGACCCGCCGCATCGGGTTCGACTACGTCCACGCCATGGTCGACGACCACTCCCGCTTCGCCTACGCCGAGGTCCTGCCCGATGAGAAGGGCGCCACCTGCGCCGGTTTCGTTCAGCGCGCCGCGGCCGCGTTCGCCGCAGCCGGCATCGGCCGCATCGAGCGTGTGATCACCGACAACGCCCGCAACTACCGCGGCTGCCGGGTATTCGCCGAGGCCGTGACCGGTCTCGGAGCACGCCAGAAGTTCATCCGGCCGCACTGCCCGTGGATCAACGGCAAGGTGGAGAGGTTCAACCGGACCCTGGCCATCGAATGGGCCTACCGGCGTCCCTACGCCACCAACGACGACCGCACACTGGCACTCAGCGCCTGGCTCGAGTACTACAACCAGCGACGCCCTCACACCGCTTGCGCGGGCCGCTCCCCAATCAGCCGCCTGTCACCAACGTGA
- a CDS encoding GntR family transcriptional regulator, translating into MIQPDTAGVSHDGTPDDDPAPEGAGAPAREHAREIAERHRTRHGALPTVRELQTLADVSRGTAARALTRLRDTTEQPENALHLVTDDTSTRTQP; encoded by the coding sequence GTGATTCAGCCGGACACGGCCGGGGTGTCCCACGACGGCACCCCCGATGACGACCCGGCGCCCGAGGGCGCGGGAGCACCGGCCCGCGAGCACGCGCGCGAGATCGCCGAGCGCCACCGAACGCGCCACGGCGCGCTCCCGACCGTGCGAGAACTCCAGACCCTCGCCGACGTCTCCCGCGGAACCGCCGCACGAGCCCTCACCCGACTCCGAGACACCACCGAGCAACCCGAGAACGCACTCCACCTCGTCACCGACGACACCAGCACGAGGACCCAGCCATGA